AACAAAAGAACCAGAAACGGCATCTCAAGTTTGATCGGCACGAAAACCAAACCAAAGAAAATTTTTAGAGTAAGCTTTATAAGCGACTAAAAGGAGAACCCATGAAAATCGCCATCAGCGGAAAAGGCGGGGTAGGCAAGACCACCCTGGCGGCCTTTATTATTAAAGCCTTCAGTGACCGGGGGCATAAAGTTCTGGCTATCGACGCCGACCCGGATGCCAATCTGGCC
This genomic stretch from Deltaproteobacteria bacterium harbors:
- a CDS encoding AAA family ATPase, with the protein product MKIAISGKGGVGKTTLAAFIIKAFSDRGHKVLAIDADPDANLA